In Oncorhynchus nerka isolate Pitt River linkage group LG21, Oner_Uvic_2.0, whole genome shotgun sequence, the following are encoded in one genomic region:
- the LOC115103875 gene encoding 26S proteasome non-ATPase regulatory subunit 12-like yields the protein MSENMSAEVERSERSDGKLVKMEIDYSSTVDTRLPECAEMAKEGRLQEAVESLLSLEKQTRTASDMVSTSRILVAVVQMCYEAKDMDALNENIMLLSKRRSQLKGAVAKMVQECYKYVDTVTDLTVKLRLIDTLRTVTAGKIYVEIERARLTKTLANIKEQHGEVKEAAAILQELQVETYGSMEKKEKVEFILEQMRLCIAVKDYIRTQIISKKINTKFFTEDGTEESKLKYYNLMIQVDQHEGSYLSICKHYRAIYDTPCILEDSSKWQQALKSVVLYVILAPYDNEQSDLVHRINEDKKLEEIPKYKDLLKQFTTMELMRWASLVEDYGKELREGSPDSPATNVFNCSEEGEKRWKDLKNRVVEHNIRIMAKYYTRITMKRMAGLLDLSIDESEEFLSNLVVNKTIYAKVDRLAGIINFQRPKDPNDLLNDWSHKLNSLMSLVNKTTHLIAKEEMIHNLQ from the exons ATGTCGGAAAACATGTCTGCAGAGGTGGAGCGATCAGAAAGATCAGATGGCAAGCTTGTGAAGATGGAGATTGACTATAGTTCAACTGTAGATACACGTCTACCGGAGTGTGCTGAAATGGCAAAA GAAGGTCGGCTGCAGGAGGCCGTTGAAAGCCTCTTGTCGCTGGAGAAGCAAACGAGGACT GCTTCTGACATGGTGTCAACCTCCAGAATCCTGGTGGCCGTTGTGCAGATGTGCTATGAAGCGAAGGACATGGACGCCCTAAATGAAAACATCATGCTGCTCTCTAAAAGGAGGAGTCAGCTCAAAGGG GCTGTTGCTAAGATGGTGCAAGAATGTTACAAGTATGTAGATACCGTGACCGACCTGACTGTTAAGCTGAGACTCATTGACACACTACGTACAGTGACCGCTGGCAAG ATCTATGTGGAGATTGAGCGAGCCAGGCTCACCAAAACATTGGCAAACATCAAGGAGCAGCATGGCGAGGTCAAAGAGGCTGCAGCCATCCTCCAAGAGCTGCAG GTGGAGACATACGGCTCcatggagaagaaagagaaggtgGAGTTCATCCTGGAGCAAATGAGGCTGTGCATCGCCGTCAAGGACTACATCCGCACCCAGATCATTAGCAAGAAGATCAATACCAAGTTCTTTACAGAGGATGGCACTGAG GAGTCTAAGCTGAAGTATTACAATCTGATGATCCAAGTAGACCAGCACGAGGGATCCTACTTGTCCATCTGCAAACACTACCGAGCCATCTACGATACCCCCTGCATTCTGGAGGATAGCTCCAAATGGCAACAG GCTCTGAAAAGTGTTGTTCTGTATGTGATACTGGCTCCCTACGACAACGAGCAGTCCGACCTGGTGCACAGAATCAACGAAGACAAGAAATTGGAAGAAATACCCAAATACAA GGACCTCCTGAAGCAGTTCACCACCATGGAGCTGATGCGTTGGGCCTCCCTGGTGGAGGATTATGGGAAGGAGCTGAGGGAGGGCTCCCCCGACAGCCCGGCCACCAACGTTTTCAACTGCTCAGAGGAGGGCGAAAAGAGGTGGAAGGACCTCAAGAATAGAGTGGTGGAGCAC AATATAAGAATTATGGCAAAATATTACACGAGGATCACAATGAAGAGGATGGCTGGCCTCCTGGACCTCTCCATAGAC GAGTCTGAGGAGTTCCTCTCCAACCTGGTTGTGAACAAGACCATCTACGCCAAGGTGGACAGGCTAGCCGGGATCATCAACTTCCAGAGGCCGAAGGACCCCAACGACCTGCTCAACGACTGGTCCCACAAACTGAACTCCCTCATGTCCCTGGTCAACAAAACCACACATCTCATCGCCAAAGAGGAGATGATACACAACCTGCAGTGA